The DNA segment tgtctaatgtgattggcttaacCGATTTGATTTTGGGTGCGGGACGGAtgtcggttctattttaagcgggtCGGGTCAGGTGCGCACCCGCGGATTTaaaccccatatatatatatatatatatatatatatatatatacacacacacacacaattttagataaattgtaacaaaaaaacactaatgaattagtgtttattttttttaattacatttctgcTGGTTGTCGGAAGGTTTTTCAGATTTCTTGAATACAAGTATATTCAGCTCTTTACCTGCTAAGTGTTATGTATCAGAGATAAGAGGTTCTGTAAGTGTAGCTGTACCTCATTGCAgtttttgaaatgtgaaattaataattCACTTGGAATATCTCTAGGAATTACAACTTTTCTTGAGAAAGTGCTTTGAAAGTTTGTGAACGCTGAACTCTGAAGCCTTCAGATTGTGTCACCCCAAAGTCACATGATCAGTACTGCTTCCCAGCTAGCCGTACCATTCAAAATCATGTGCATTTGGCTTTAGTGGAAGGAAAGTACTCTGGTCTTGAGCAGCTTAATTTGGAAGTTGAAGAAATGGATCCTGCatccttttttttcagaaaatgctcTGAGGCCAAAATCATAGACATTAAAAACTCATCCCAAGATGTTGACTGTGTCAGTAGAAGATGAGGAGCCTACCATGCagaacatatttttatttgtacatcaGTCCCAAGAACAGCAGAAACGATATGGAGACATGGTTCACCTGGATGCCACATACCTTGCCTTGCCACTTTTTTTGTAGTTGTCAGAACAAATCTGCTGCAGAGTTCATCTGTGAAAATGAGTCCACCATTGCAATCTCTGAGCCTTTGTccttgataaagaaaaaaaaaatggaatgatgCCTTGAATCCAAAATATTTCATGACTGATTACTGCCAACAAGAATACCAGGCAATTACCTGAAGATTTCGGGTACTAAAACAGTATCATCTTTAGTTGAAATGATAATTACTGAATTCATACCTGAGCAGCTCCTCTCATACGCTAAACTTAATTACACGTACAGCAGTGAACACAAGGTCTACAGTGATGAGTTCATTTGGGACCGTCCAAGAAGCTTTGTGCAACACTGCCGGAAAAGCATAGAGTCAGCTGCTTATTATACCACCCAAAATCTTTAATAACAGAGCAAGGGTGTATATGAACAGTCATGCGACTGGTACTATGTATACCTTGGAGACAAAGACCATTTTCCATCATGTGAATGCAGAtcttttaaataatcttttttacCCTGCAAGCATTTGTTTTTGGCACTTTGCTATTTTCAAACACACTGAAAGCTCATGGTACTCCTTGTGCCCAGATTACATCAACAATTTATATGTCACTCTTGACTCAGATGTGGTATCAAGTCAGAAACACATGCAGATAAAAGAAGTGATTGACAAGAGCAAGACTGTGTATCCTCTGGCCAAAGACGGTCTTGACATTCAATGCTTGATCATGGATGTGGAGGCAAATGGAGTTTCCACTGCACAGTGTTCTACAAGAGAAATTAAAAATTCTCCTGGATCTGTTATACCTATGCACTGATCTTGAATTGTTGTGAAATGTGACTGCAGTCACTGATGAACTTGCAGGAAAGATTAACTGCTCTGTTCCAAAGGAAGATGCTCTACCACTTTTAAGCAAAATAGATGATGTGAAGCTGAAACTTTGTGTACTTCCAACTTAGAAAAGAAAACGTTGAgagcaaaaagaagaaaaattgaGAAAAGAAACAGTGGTAAGATCATTGAGGGTAGAATTGTTGTCTGCGTCCAATTTAAAACACGTCATTCATTGCAGCTATTATATGTTGCAGGTGTAACCCCTTTCTCCCAGGTTTACCTGCGCAGCACCTACTTGCTGGCCTCCATTACACTCACACCACTAAACCTCACTCCCACccgggtcatggcaccaatgtaacccctctctctcGGGTCCTCACTGCCCCACCTCGCACTCGCTTCGAGTGGGccttgaacccgggtctccggcatgggaggcggacgcactaacaaggaacCTAAATGATTGCAGCCACTAGCGCATCTCTTGAGAtcagggagtgaggtttacctgcacagcacctactTGCTGGCCTTcattacactcacccccctaaacctcgcTTCCacccgggtcacggcaccaatttAACCCCTCTCTCTCGGGTCCTCACTGCCTCACCTCGCACTTGCTCCAAATGGTTCTTGAACACGGGTCTCCGGCATtggaggtggacgcactaacaaggaacCTAAATGACTGCAATAGTTTTGCAAGGTGAGTAGTAGGTAAAAGTTATAAACTGATTATACTGTAACTATGGGAATGTAAGTAATTTAGGTGTTCCTGTATGCGATATTTATAATGTGGTATTATTTGACAGAGGCTGAGACACTTCTGGCAGAGCTGAACAAGCATGATAGTGTTGAGGTGGACAGTGGAGGTAGATTGTCTGAAACATCCTCACTGGTTAAATGTTAAGGTAGAATTAGGTGTCATAAGCTTATTAAAATCTTCTAAACTAAGATTCATTTCTGTTTGTCACAGTTGATGAATGCTTATTTAGACACTTTTTAAGCTTGAAAACAACACCAAAACCAACGTTGGATACCACTGTTTCAATATTTCTACCTACATGCCTCTACTTTGGGAGTGTGACAGATTTGACTCTTGGATGTTTGAAAAGGTGATTATAACTATTGAAAatctttatgtttatgttttacaCATTAGCACTGGTAGTAGTAACTAGTTTGTAAGCTGAACTTAGAAGCAATATGTATTCCTTTTCGTTAGCTTTTGGAAAAAAGAAAATTGATTACTCATGTTATTATAAAGCATATATTTAGCCACTCACTCACTGCctactatatttttaataataatatgtgaaacagTATACAATAAGCACAAAATGTTTCAGAGTAGTTTGCTACagtgttgtcacatgacaaaTACTGAACCTTAATTCAGCACAGCTGTCGAGATTGTTACCTTACAAATAAATTTtgctaagcattttttttaaacaaaggattGCTATATCGCCCAATTGAactcatttaataattaattaactttacATATTGAACAGCTgaacacattttttctttttgcagttaCATTGagtggaaaaagtaatgtattctAGTTacactaaatgtaaataatgataaattgtGTTTACACTAAAATGGCAGTATTTTCTTTAGCAATAGGCTAAGTGTAAATGGTAGTTAGGTGGCAGATATTTATACTTCAGTACTGTAGTACATTAAAAAACAGTATGCAACAACattgagtgtaaattatcatATTTACTAAATATCAATAAATGGATGCTGCCTTATTATGACAATAAAGTCCTAAATACACCTATCACGAACCATAGCCAATAACACTGTATGGAgggttttatttctcattttcaaatatttcctttgtttttattgaaaattaatgCATTTCCGATCTGATATGTGGTGGGAAAAGGAGAAGAACGAGTTCAGCAAAAGATGGATTCGAACATGGGTTGATTGCATAAATTACTTCGGGTTTAACTCGATATGCCGCTGATACTACATATTTTCAGGCATCTTTTGCAGTGCTGTAAACTCTGCCTACAAATTGGGCTACTTGCACTTGGAGTAATAATTCTATTGCATAATTGCATATTGTTATTTAGATCTTATCttaaacggatagttcacccaaaaatgaaaattcattgaTTACTTACCCTCGTGTTATTCCAAACCCGtcagaccttcgttcatcttcagaacacaaagatatttttaatgaaattcgagagctttctgaccctccatagacagcaaggtccTACATGCTACCACAGCCAAGGTCCAGAAACGTAATAAGCACATCATTTAAATAGCTTTGACAAcgatttttgtgtgcaaagacacaaaaataatgacttttaaacaaaaataatgactttattcaatgatTTCTTCTCTACTGGGAGATTCTGCCATCATTATCGAAAGTAACACAAGGCTTGGTGCGGTGCTGCTGACTAgaaaagctacctgaaaaactatGCTCAAGTGCACAGAGGACAAAAGCTGCTTTAAACGCAAAGGATGGTCACCAAATGCtaatttaattaagttaatagaagttaaactgataaagaaaatctatttatgacattattttgacagcatactcattttacagcatttttacccAAGGGCCAAAAACTTTTCACAGTACTgtagtttgttctgtttcttcatgtcattccagacagactggatgatagTGAGATCAGATcactgtgtggagcactggcttgTTGTAAGcaaaaatctcactagattattacaattaatggcaaaatgtatgtttggaaatgtaaactgatattttctactgacactctacagcaaaagatatctgatttaaaacaatttttttagctggtgaaaatgctagtgttctaataattttggccaccactttctctctctctctctctctctctgtgtgtgtgtgtatccattaAGAAGAGGCCATTTCATTCTTACCTTTATATTCCAAGAAAAGTCAATTCATGAAAAACTGGCTAGTAAGGTCTGGAAGGTGTGCATTACAGCAATTATGTAAACAGGTCCTGTGCTGTGTTCATCCAATCATGTGTTTGGCTTGAAGCGACTTAACAAAAACCGGTCAGTTAttgacatcaaagtaccatgaCAGCTATAGATAGCAGATGGTTCTGTATGCTTTCGAATCTCTCTCACTTTACTTTGATGTCACAAACCGATTGAAATGACAGGTTAGGAATACCCAGGATGAATTGTTAACCATAGTTAAAGTATGAGCAGTGTGAAATAAGAAAAAACTGGATTCCCTTTACCCAGGGTTTAGAATGACCCATTTTCACCTTTTCTTTTTACTACATAAATGGACATCTTTTATGtggcattaattatttttaatttatctgtCCAGAATGCTCTTGCCCTAACCAGAACCATCAATCCCAGACAACTGACACAATGCCAAGCAGTGGCAATGAGGAAGTTTGTGTACCACAAACTGAAGCAACATTCCTCAGTTCCAACTGTAGAGTatttttccagtgttttggttTGAGACACAAGTGAGTGCATGTTTCACATTTTTGCGAAAGATTAATAAATGGCTCTTTAAGGTAACATACTTGATTTTGagtgatttctattttaaacaaaactgcttCCTTAAACTTCTCAAAAATATGTTGATAAAAAGCTTAAAAGATTTGTACAGTGGAGAATCCAAATTATAGAAAAACCAACAAATGTCTAAAATTTTAAGGTCACTGCTTAGTCCTATTTGAAGTTATCTTTACAGGATTAGAAGGGCAGTTTTAagcatatttcataaattaaCTTTATTCTGAAGCGAGGTATAAAAAGCTTAAGAGACATTTGAAAAATGactgatcaaaattaatctgGCACTAATTATATGACAAAACCTATTTAACAGGCAGCATTCCTCTAATTTTCACTGAGATTGCAAGACGGCTTTCTCAAAGGTGACTCAAATGCTGCGACAGCAGGTTGTCCAAACGAAGGCCAAAGAAAAATTGGTCATTTAAAATTTGTGATTTCTCAAATATTGTAGGTTCAAGTCCCCAAAAGGCTTGTCATCCACGTAAGTCAAATGCAGGATAATGCGAGACTCTTAATATGCAATTGGTTCCACACTTCAGCTGGAATTGCTCACCAGTCCAGCGCTGAACAGGGTGAGGATCTGTCTCTGCGTACATATAATatgtagaaagtaaaaaaaaataacaattgaaattggtatctttactgtcactattgatcacttcaatgtatccttgctgaataaaagttaataaaaataaaaacttactgaccccatacttttgaaATTTAATTTCTATAGTTACAGAAGCtttctattcaaataaataatgttcttttaaactttttatacaTCTGTGTATCAGAAATatttgttgagcagcaaatcagcatatattttctgaaggatcatgtgacacggagtaatgatgctgaaaattcagctttgatcacaggattaCATTTtacgtatacacacacaaacacacacacacacacacacacacacacacatacaggtgctggtcatataattagaatatcatcaaaaagttgatttatttcactaattccattcaaaaagtaaaacttatacattatattcattcatttcacacagactgatatatttcaaatgtttatttcctttaattttgatgtttatagctggcaactaaggaaaatcccagattcagtatctcagaaaatttgaatattgtgaaaaggttcaatattgaagacacctggtgccacactctaatcacctaatcaactcaaaacacctttaaatggtctctcagtctagttcactaggctacacaatcatgggggagactgctgacttgacatttgtccaaaagatgaccattgacaccttgcacaaggagggcaagacacaaaaagtCAGAGATCAGAGATAATTGATTGCCCAAGACGTCGCTCACAGAACGAAGCAGAATGTTTACTAAAGTTTGACAACAGGGCCACTGTCACTTTACAGTAAGAGCTGACTAGTCTCACTGGTCAATGGGAGAAACTGAAAAAGTCTTCAGTGGAGGGAGTACACAGCCATGATCGTGAGAGAGATACCTATGGATGGAACTGATGAAGAACTGATATTATGAATAGAAGCTGTTCAACATGTAAAAACTGTGCTGTATGTTGTTTTTAGTTTGTCATCAGATGACCTCCAACAATAGCCATATTCAAATCCATATTTATGTTTGCTTGAATCTTCTTTAACTAAAGGTGTATTAAATAAGCAATAGTGTTCATTGCCTCATTCAGTTAATCTTCTTTTAATTAGTATGTAAAGGACGTAAATTAAAGTCATTAGAAATGTTATAAAAACATCACCTGTTCAGACATGTACCTTATTTaataaaggctgcatttaaattaatgtcaacagcttgaccaaaaaaaaaaaaaaaaattactttaacagAAAATCAGACTTACGATGTGAATGCAGCCTTAATTTTACACAGATACGTGTTTTCTGGTGCCATTTTAAATTGCTAAGCCATTGAAAACCCTTTCCACACAAAGAACATGAGTAGCGTCTCACATCTGCTTGATTTTTCAGGTGTATCTTTAAGTATGATGGCACAATAAATTTTGTAAGACATTGATCACGATTAAATCGCCTTCTTCCAGAGTGACTGCACAGATGGTTTTTAAAACGTCTCCTTTTTCTAAAGATTTTGTCACACTCAGACCTCTGCAACTTAATTCCGGAATGAGTTTGCAAATGACGTTTCAGGTCTCTTTGATACGTGAAACACTTCTTACACTGAAGGCatgtgaaaggtttctctccagtgtaaAGTCTCATATGGATCTTAAGACTTACGTTAtgtctgaaactctttccacaatgTTGGCACgtaaaaggcttctctccagtgtgaattctcaagTGAGTCTTGAGGTTTCCTTTaagtgtgaaactctttccacagtgaTGGCACATGAAAGGGTTTTCTCCAGTGTGAGTTATTACATGCGTTATTAAGTGTTTGTGGTTTAGGAAACTCCTTCCACACTGTTGACACACAAAGCAGTTGGCTTTTGAGTGAATCCTCATGTGGTTTTTAAGGCTTTCTTTACGTGTAAAAAATTGTTCACACTGAACACAtatgaatggtttctctccagtgtgaactctcatgtgaatcTTTAGATTTCCTTTGTGTAagaagctctttccacacagtTTGCACGTGAAAAGCTTTTCTCCTGAATGAATTCTCAAGTGCCTCTTCAGACTTCCTTTTTGAGTGAAACTGcttccacactgttggcatgtGTAGGGCTTCTCACCAGTGTGAACTCTTACGTGCCTTTTAAGGCTTCCACTTTCAgtaaaactttttccacactgttggcaggtgaaataATTTGTAGTTCCTGTCTTTTGAGCTCTTTTTTGTGAAGAAGTCATTTCAGTTTGTGAACACCTAAAATGTTCTCCAGTTGTGAAATCATAATGTTTCTCTTCTTTTGCTTCGTTTTCATTTAGTAACTCTTCTTTAAGTGGCATAAGGTCTAAGGCAAAAAGAGATAAATACAAGTTATTTTCAGGTTAATGACCTACaacaacaagaaaacaaaagaaaaaaaaaactttaaagcttaAGAAATGTACACAATGTATGACAGATCCTATACAAACTAAGATACTGAAAGAGGTTTTCCCTGTAATCTCAGAAACTCAATATTAACTCTGTTTTCCTTAGGATTTgccaataaacataaaaaaaacacacagcttGACCCAGGGGAATTGGTCATTTATCGACCTCATTTATAGATCTCAAATCTGCCATTTACGTCTAGAATATTAGAAATACTGcatagaaagagagaaaaaatacataaaaaagaagggaaaaaaacatacttttggcATCTCATTCTGTAGAATTATACAGCATTGACCATTATATTTTTGGACCACTTGTGAAATATTTTGGAAGTAATGGACAAGCATTAGCACAGTTGGGTCCTATTTACATGACTTTGTGTAAATTAAGAGATATCTCATCAAACACAAGTATGGAGTGGCACAGGGTTCAGTGTTAGGTCCTCTGCTCTGCCTTGTTTACCTCTCCCAAGAAGCATTATTATTcgatttcactgttatgctgatgacacctgTATTTATATTTCCAAATTACATGTTTACATCCTGCAGAATCTGTAGAAAgctaataattttaaatataaatattttctattttgtatttCCCTGAATAAACATAATTTTGCATAACATATGTTTACAAGTAGTCCAAAAAGCAATGTAATAcgtgaattaataaaaataacaccaATCAAAAGATTGCACGTTTTCTTAACCCCTGTACTGTGCTGAAAACACTTTTACCTAAATTGGTGTTGGTGGTCAGAAATGACCAGTATTTTAAAACTTTCTCATTATGCTAcggtcatggccaaaaatatcggcacccttggtaaatataatcAAAGAAGACTATGAAAatgaatctgcattgttaattattttgatcctttattttaaaaaattcacaaaatgtttaactttcattggataataataattttaaatgggaAGAAATatcaatatgaaataaatgttgttctttaaaacacattggccacaattaatggcacccttttattcaatacctTTTGAAACCTTAATTTGACAGTTTAACAGATCTAAATGTTTTCCTATAATGCGCGATGAGGTTaaagaacacctgacaagagatcagagtgTTTGGGTTATTGTACAGTTGGAAGATCTAAACATggaccattataagatttctaacagagtcagtcacatTTCGATTTTtatatctgttggtatttgatagaatcaaagatgccatgtatctaaacaagatgtccaggacctccagcagaaatataggcccacgacataaaaaaaaaattcagctgtaTATTCCATTGTAGACATGGGgaactttttatccctgtttttaccaaacccatcttgagtgtttgctgctaaaaagaaaaTTTTTTAGTTTAATCTGACCAAGGAACCGGTATGCACCAAACCGAATCAGAACTCAGATTTAGGTGCTTATTAAATGCCTGAGCGATCGatttaaatatttgtcctggttctccaaaatgtacacaagaagcatgggcattactaggcttttttttttcgggtggctatagcatttagctccataaactgtacacaaattcgTGATCGCCTTAAGACCggttaaatttcatatgaaaacgaCGGCAGACtgatgaactaagcaagaacaatccttctacagcatttataagtcttagttcatgttaatttcaacatttactaatgcattatttaaatcaaaagttgtgcttgttaacattagttaatgcactgtgaattagcatgaactaacaatgaataactgtgtTTTCATTAACTTACGTTAACGAAGATGaacaaatacagtaataaatgtattattcattgtttgttcatgttaattaatacatcaactaacattaactaatggaaccttattctaaagtgttaccaaacattcatttcataatgatatttccccccattttaaattcttattatccaatggaAGTTTAGATTCttgtgattttataatttttttttaatagagaatcaaaaggattaacaattaGCAGATACATTTTCACAGCCTCCTTTGATCATAATTAATAAGGgtgctgatatttttggccatcACTGAATATTATCACCAAAActtggaatcttttttttttttttttgtcaacttgttttctttgaaGTAGCACaggttttatatttcttttttggaATGGATTGGTTGTAGGCTTCATTAATCTGATAATTTTAGCAATGTTCACTCAAAATAAACATTCGCTCAGATCAGTgaggtatattaaaaaaaataacttattgaTCGGGGGATTTCGGTGTACGTCACTGCAATATGCAGAATAATTTTGGGATTTAGAGCTGCCTGAAGTGTGCATGAGTAAATTTGTCCCCTTAGTCAAAATTGAGCAGTTAAGGCTCAATCCACATCCAAAAATGGTGACAGGAATTCCCCCGAGGGAAAATGTGTTCAGGGAAGTTTTCAAATGCTTGAAGTGGAGAGGAATGCATCTCGGGATCAGGTTTGGGATGAGATAAATGCAATGCTGGTTTAGATCAGTGCTTCTCCATTGGAAACATGTTCAACATACAAACATCAGACAAGTGTCAATAATGGAACTGAGTAACAGGGGTCCACACAGGAGGTGAGACCCACAAAAAGGCTATTTTTACAATACTAATTTTAATAACAACATGCTATTGGTAGGAAATTCACTCCGCGGGGCGAAGCTAGGGTTGGCCACCCCACTCATAACTGCTGCTTCGGTCTCTTTTTCCTTGacaataactgcatttatttagacAGAATGTCTTTATGACCATGTCAAACAGGAAACTTTTCAGATGGGCACTCCACTTCACCTCAGTGACAAGCTCAAACAAGTGAGGAAATGCTACAAGTGACAAGGAGCTTCATTAGAACAGTGAACTGCGGTCAGTGAACTGCGGTCAGAGGAGATGTTCACTGGCCTTATGTCAGTAAGTTCAAAAATTTTCTTATCTTGTCAGTCGTTATATTGGGCTTTTTAGCGTGTGCTCTTCTATTACATGCACAAATACAGTGGTGCACACTGTGGCCTGTACAATTTCATATTAAAGTGTGAATTAAACTATGAGCATGTGTGTCAGATCCATGTCATGTTCAGCGgaggcagctcttaaagtaatagcagccaaaTACCCTAATAACCAggctgctgtgatgtctgttaaccaaggaacaaaaagaaaaaaggaaaccaGTAACTTTTCTAGCTTTTaggattcatctatatttaatttagaatttagtgtttgataactttatttaatttctgGATATTTCCTAATTGCTGAAGGGCACAGTTAAGtgtgacatttattataacagACTTATGTGAtgattgttttaagttcacttaaattagaagctattttttaaagtctaataAAAGTTGAAATTCAAAATGTTGAATGTCTATAGTCAGTGGTTGAATATTAGGCAAAAAATAACCATTTCCTAGAGACATCAGTAAAATTTGTGTCAGTGATATTTTTCCTAACTTCATGTGACAATGTAACACGACCGATGCTGATTTAGTACAGCTGAATAACAATA comes from the Carassius auratus strain Wakin chromosome 4, ASM336829v1, whole genome shotgun sequence genome and includes:
- the LOC113057305 gene encoding gastrula zinc finger protein XlCGF52.1-like encodes the protein MAHIKEESEDVRIEEVIGVKQEDYEETDLMPLKEELLNENEAKEEKHYDFTTGEHFRCSQTEMTSSQKRAQKTGTTNYFTCQQCGKSFTESGSLKRHVRVHTGEKPYTCQQCGSSFTQKGSLKRHLRIHSGEKLFTCKLCGKSFLHKGNLKIHMRVHTGEKPFICVQCEQFFTRKESLKNHMRIHSKANCFVCQQCGRSFLNHKHLITHVITHTGENPFMCHHCGKSFTLKGNLKTHLRIHTGEKPFTCQHCGKSFRHNVSLKIHMRLYTGEKPFTCLQCKKCFTYQRDLKRHLQTHSGIKLQRSECDKIFRKRRRFKNHLCSHSGRRRFNRDQCLTKFIVPSYLKIHLKNQADVRRYSCSLCGKGFQWLSNLKWHQKTRICVKLRLHSHRKSDFLLK